A stretch of Gopherus evgoodei ecotype Sinaloan lineage chromosome 12, rGopEvg1_v1.p, whole genome shotgun sequence DNA encodes these proteins:
- the NRN1L gene encoding neuritin-like protein produces MQECNEKSQREFEELLAKNSKAVAEDLVSTAGRRCDTIYKGFAECLISLGDSMAQSVQEQQEDSGQDGQELDTICRSWDDFHTCANRVLSRCPDEAAAIWESLRQESRKIQFQGNLHDLCSARARPPGSVRGSAADETNKETLRGSARLPWPSLLATLPLLVLTSLLVPFV; encoded by the exons ATGCAAGAGTGTAATGAGAAAAGCCAAAGAGAGTTTGAAGAACtgttagccaaaaactccaaag CTGTGGCTGAGGATCTGGTGAGCACAGCTGGGAGGAGATGTGACACCATCTACAAAGGCTTTGCCGAATGCCTCATCAGCCTAGGGGACAGCATGGCCCAGAGTGTCCAGGAGCAGCAAGAGGACAGTGGGCAGGATGGACAGGAGCTGGACACCATCTGCAG GTCCTGGGATGACTTTCACACCTGCGCCAACAGGGTCTTGTCCCGCTGCCCTGATGAAGCTGCTGCCATCTGGGAGTCTCTGCGTCAGGAGTCCAGGAAGATCCAGTTCCAAGGGAACCTGCATGACCTCTGCAGCGCGCGAGCCAGGCCACCCGGCAGCGTGCGGGGCTCAGCCGCAGATGAGACTAACAAGGAGACCCTGCGGGGCTCAGCTCGGCTCCCCTGGCCGAGCCTGCTGGCCACCCTGCCACTCCTGGTGCTCACATCACTCCTGGTGCCCTTCGTCTAG